Genomic DNA from Desulfosoma caldarium:
AACATCCCCGTCGCTCAAAAAGGTCGAGCCCACATCATCCACAGGAATACCGTTCAAAAAAATGGTGCCGACGTGTTTTTCGACGGTTTCCAGGTCCAGGTCCCACTGGTGTGTCAGGAGATCGGCCACGGTGGTCTTTGGTTCAACGAGGACCCACAGACCCGACTGGAACCAGGGGAAGAGGGCTCCCAGAGCGTCTCCGCCTTGCAGGACCAGCTCGCCCACGTTCTTGTCTGCCATTTTCTGCGCGAAAGTCATGACATTCCTTTCTCCATCATGTTATGGACAAACCAACGGGCGAGGCCGATGCCCTTCACTCACTTCCTTCACGAGGAGCGTTCCATGACTCAGATTTTCGGCTACCAGACACCCCACACCATCCTTTTGGCCACAGACAGCTTGGCCCTGTGTCCCGATACCCAGGGCGGTTGGGAACGTAAGACGGTGCGTAAGATCGTTTCCCTGTCCCCATCCGTTCTCATGCTCTCGGGAGGTTCCGGACTGGGCTTGGCCTTGAGCCACCGCTTTGCCAGGGTCGTGCGTTCCCAGGGGCTCTGGGACGTGGAAAGCATCTTTCCCAAGGCGTTGCCTTTTGCCAGAGCCCAGGTGGCGTCCCTGCGGCACGAGCTGGGAGCCTTTTCAAGACCGGACGGTGCCGACGTGGACCGTTACTACATTCTGCTCGCCGGCATCTCCCTTCGATCCGATCCACCGTCCGCTCATTGGATGCTCCTAGGTGCCGAATCCCATGAAGCACCCATTGAACGCATTCCCCTCGGGTCCGCATTGGCCATTCCTCGTCACATGGGGTTTGAAGTGCAGGCGAGCCGTCTTTCGGGCTCGGCGCAAGATCTTGACACGGTGAAAAGGCTCATGGAAGATCTGCTTCGGCGACGCGCCGAACAGTCCCAGGACGCCGCACCGCCCTTCTTCCTTCTTCACCTGGATGCCAACGGCATTCAAGAACGGCAGCTGCCCTAGACCTGTTCATCTTCGATGCGTTCTGCGCCGGTGCGAAAGATTTCCATGCCACGGCCTCCCAGTTTCTTTCGCAGCTCCAGAAGAGACGCTCTCAGATGGGCGCTCTCCTCGTCGAGAGCGACCACCACCACGGCGCAGTTGTATCCGGGCCACACGGCATTGTCCATCTTGGGCACGGCGTGGGGGCCTTTGCCCAAGACCCGGTCCCATTTGGTAAACCCGGTGACGCAACATCCCTCCAGGGTTTCCATGACGTCTTCGTCGTAGGCCGCATCGTAAAAGACCCAGTACATGTCCATGGATCACCTCGAGGCCCTTTCGGTTTGCCATGCCTTGGCGGCCTGGCGCCGCTTTTCCAACAGATAATAAAACGTGGGCACCACAAGGAGCGTCACCGAGCTGGAAAGGGTGAGGCCTCCCAACATGGTGATCCCCAAGGGGTTCCAGGTTTCTGCGCCCACGCTGCGGGAAACGGCCAAGGGCAGCATGCCAAAAAAAGTGGTCAGCGTGGTCATGAGCACCGGGCGAAGGCGGTTTCGGCCCGCTTGGGCGACGGCATCAAAGAGTTTCAAACCCCTTTTTTCCAAAAGGTGCGTGTAATCCAGCAAGACAATGGCGTTGTTGACCACAATACCCAGCAACATCACGACGCCCATGAAGGACACCACACCCAGGGTGGTTCCGGTAAAGTAAAAGGCATACAAGACGCCGCTCACCGCAAAGGGCACGGAAAACATAATGATCAGAGGGTCTCTAAGGTTGCCGAAAAGGGAGGCCATCACCATGTAAACCAACACGATGCCCAGGACAAAGAGGGTGGTCAGTTCACGAAAGGCCTTTTGCTGCTCTTCCACGTCTCCTCCAAAAGCGAGGCTCACCCCTTCCGGAATGTCCATGGCCGCGAGTCGCTTTCGAATCTCCGCGCTGGCCGATCCCAAGGATCGTCCCAAAAGGTCTGCTTCCACCTTAACAATCTTTTGGCGATTCTTGCGTTCGATTTCAATAGGCCCAGAACCTTCGCGCAGGGTCACGAAATTCTTGAGTTGCACTGTTCGGCCGTCTGGCAACAGTACGGGCGAGCGCAAAACGTTTTCTAGCCGATTTTTGTCCGCTTCTCCAAGCCGCGTGAAGATATCAAAGCTGTCCCCGGCATCCCGGTACAAACTCGCTTCCTTGCCGTAGAAGTAGTTTCTCAGCACCGCGGCCACCTGGGCCACGCGAAGGCCCAAGGCCGCCGCCTTTTCTCGATCGATGATCATCCACAATTCCGGGCGCGGCGGCTTTTGGCTGATTTCCACGTCCACAAGGCCGGGCATGGATAAGAACATTTTTTCTACGCGCTGCGCCATATCCATCAAAACATCCATGTCCGCCCCCTGAATTTCCAAGGATACGGGTTTGCCACGGCCCTTGAGGATCTGGGCGATGGGGTCTTGGGCCGTGACCATGATGCGGCTGATGCCAGGAATCTTCTGCACTTCCTCGCGCAAAAGGGCCGCAATCTCCTTGGCGCTGCGATCCCGCTGGTCCCGATCCACCAATTTAAACCCAATGGACCCCACGTTGGCACCTTCTTCAAAACCCAAGGCCACGCCGATACCTTCTTCGGACTGCCCGGCAAAGGCATAGGAATGGCGAAACTCCCCAGGCTTCACCACTCGGTCGATCTTTTCCAGAATGGCTTCCACCACCCGATTGGTCTCCTCAATGCGCGTGCCTTCCGGAAGCCTGAAGTCCACCAAAATGTCTCCGCTGTCCACTTCGGGCATAAACGATGTGGAAAGAAAGGGAATTAAAGAAAGGCTGCTTACAAAAAGGGCAAAGGCTAAAAACAAGGTGGTCTTGCCGTGGCGAAGACACCACTCCAGTGTGGCCTCATAGCTGTGTTCAACTTTCAAGAAAGCGGCTTCGCTCCAACGATAAAGCTTTTCCATCAGCCCCGTGTGGCGTTCCGGCAAAAAATACCGTCGATGTAGCCATTGGGAACACAACATGGGAGTCAGGGTGAGCGCTGTGAACAGGGAAACCCCAAGGGTGATCACGACGGTAACCCCCAACTGCTTGAATAGGATACCGGCCAAACCGGTCAAAAACATGAGCGGGACAAAGACCACCACTGTGGTCAGCGTGGACGCCGTGATGGCCAAGCCCATTTCGCTGGCCCCAAACATGGCCGCTGCCGTTCTTCGACTTCCCCGCTCCATGTACCGCACGATATTTTCCAGCACCACAATGCCGTTGTCCACCACCATGCCGGAGGCAATGGCCAGAGACATGAGGGAGATCAGGTTAATCGTAAAACCGAATAAAAACAAAAAGATAAAAGAAAGAATCAGGGAAAAGGGAATGGTCAAAGCGATGATGAGAGCGGAACGAAATTGACGAAGAAAGACCACGGTGACCAGTACCACCAGGGCGATGCCGTAGAAGAGTGTGATGCGAAGGTTCTTGATGGAGGTCAAAATATTTTCGGCCATTTCCATGACGATGTGAATACGCACATCGGCTGGCAACGTCTTTTGAATCTCTTCGATTTTGGCGCGCACTCGACGGGACACCTCCACGGTGTTTTCCCCCGTCTGCTTTTGTAAAATGAGCACAATGGCGGGCTGGCCATCCCCCCAGCCGTTAAGTTCCATAGGTTTGAAATCGTCTTGGACGCGGGCGATATCACGCAGGTACACGGGGCGGCCTTCATAAAAACCCACCACTGTGCCTTCCATTTCTCGAACGTCGGCAAAGCGAGCCGGCACGCGCACGAAGTATTCCTTTTGGCCCGCTTTGATGGCACCGGCCGGAATATTGACGTTTTCCGCCGCCAACACGCGATTGATTTGTTCCAGAGACAGTCGAAACCCTTCCACCTTTTCCAGATCAAAGTAGACATTGATGCGGCGCCGCATCCCGCCGTAGAGCTGAATGGCTCCCACCCCAGGAACCCTTTTGAGCTCATCGGAAATGCGCTTGTCCACCAGGTGATACAATCGAGGCCAGCTGGTTTCGCCCGTGACGGTGATAAAAAAGATGGGCGCCGTGGCGCTGCTGAACTTGTAGAGCATGGGCGGTTCCACATCGGGAGGAAGGTCTCTTTTGGCTCTTTCCAACCAATCTCGAATATCGTTGGTCGCCACGGAAAGGTCGGTCCCCCAGGTGAAACGGCACATCACTAAGGAAAGGTTGTCCAAGGACTTGGAGGTCAAAGTGTCCAGGTTGCTGACGGCGTTCACCTGGTCTTCGATGACTTTGGTCACCTCGGTTTCCACGTCCGAAGCGCTAGCTCCCGGCCACGTGGTCAGAATAGAAACCACCGGTGGGCTGATGTCCGGAAACATATCAATGCTGAGGCGCAGCAAGGCCATGATCCCCAGCAACAGGCCCGCGGAAAGGATCATCAGAGTCGCCACAGGCTGACGCACGGCGAATTCGGGAAGTCGCATGATGCACTCTCTCGATAGCTTCTAGATTTTTTCACACGTCGGCGAAGCCGGCTTTAGGATGCCTCCGTATCAACCACCTCCACCCTCGACCCGTCCACGACCCGGTTCTGGCCGCGCACAATCGCCTGGTCTTTCAAGTCAAGTCCTTCCACGACTTCCACAAAGGTTTCCTGTTCTATGCCCAATCGCACGTTGCGTAACCGCGCCTTCCCCTCTTCCACCACAAACACGTAAGGTTGCCCCGTGCCGGGAAGGCGCACCACGGCGTCTCGGTCCACAACGAGGGCCTCGCGTGTCCTGAGGGGGACTGTCACGTGGGCGAACATTCCGGAGCGCAGGGCCATATCAGGGTTGGGGAGGTGCAGTTCAGCCAAAGCTGTGCGTGTTCGGGGGTCCAGCACGGGCGAGAGCACCTCCACCGTGCCTTCAAAAGTCCGGCCGGGATGGGCATCCAAACGACACAGGCCTTTCATCCCCGTCCGCATATATCCGAAATCCTTTTCGGGCACGTGAAAGACAACTTTTAAGACCGTTTCGTCTGTAATGCGCACGATTGGTTTTCGGGTGTCCGTGAGGTTTCCCGGATCCAAATAGCGTTCTGCCACGATTCCACTAATGGGGGAACGGAGAAAGAAATCGGCATGGATTTCCTCAAGAGCCTTCAAGGCCGCCTGGGCCTCCTCCACGCGGGCTCGTGCCGCTTGAGCCTCAGCTTGAATATGATCGAGCCGTTGTTTAGCGACAGCTTTTTCACGATACAGGCTTTCAAGGCGTTTTTTATCTTTTTCCAGCAACGCCATCTGAATTCGCGCCGCTTGAAGACCGGCTTTGGCCTGTCGAAGCCGTGCGACCACTTCCGCGTCGTCCAACTGCACCACCAAAGCACCTTGCGAAACGGGCTGACCCCGTTCAAAAAACACCTGCTGGATTCTCTTGCCCGGCACGGCGGGATACAAGTACACATCCCGCATAGGGACAAGATCTCCGGTGGTTTTGAGGGATTCTTCCACGGCGGCTAGCTTTACGGAACGAACCGCCACGGGCACCACGAGGTCAAGATCCCGAGTTTCCGGAGGGCGCGAGCGCCACCGCACCACATTGAAGGCGCTCAGCATCAGGAAAGCCACCGCGATTCCAAGAACCACGAGCTGCGTGTTTCGCCTCATGGGCCCATGTGCCGATCTATCGTCCATGCAAATCCCCTTTGTTCAAGTCTCGACGGCCCACGGCGCGCGCCAGTTCCGCCACAGCGATGTGGCGACCGTAGTGCGCTGCGTAGAAATTACTTTCCGCCTGCGTGAGGTAAGTTCGTGCATCGAGGACTTCCGTGACAGTGGTGACTTGCTGCTGGTATTGAAGCCGGGTGATTCTGAGGTTTTCCTTGGCCTGTTCCAAGGCCTTTTTCGCCGTCAGGATATTTTCCTCCGCGACCTGCACATCCGCCAGCGCGGCTTTGACCTCCAATAAAACGCTGCTTTCAATCTCGGCCAACCTTTCCTCAAGGGCCTTGAACCTGTGGCGTTGGCGACGTACTTGGGATTGGGTTCGACCCCATTCGAAGATGGACCAATCCATGCGCACGCCCACGGCCGCGGTATCCGGATTCCGATAGTCGTTCTCTTCCCCCAAAGGATCCTTGCCCGTGCGCTCGTACAGGCCTACGGCAAACACCTTGGGATAGAAGTCGCTGGCCGCCAACCGCACCGCCTCTTTCGCCTTGCCGACCTCAAGCCTCAAGATCGCCAGTTCCGGCCGCGCACGTAAAGCTTCTGCCATGAGATCGTCCAAGGACAGTGCCTGGGGCACAAAGGGCTCGGCCTCTTCCAGCCGCACGGGACGGGCTAAATCACGACCCAAAAGGCGATTGAGATCCGCTGAAGCTAATTCGAGATCCTTTTGCCGACGCACATGCACCTGCTGCGCTTGCGCCAAGGCCACTTGGGATTTCAGCACATCGTTATAGGGAATGAGGCCCTGCTCGTAGAAGCGTTGCGCATCCAAAAGGTGCGCCCTTAACTGCTCCTGTGCCTCTCTGGCCACATCCAGCTGACGTTGCGCCAGAAGCACTCGATAATACGCCGTTTTTACGTATTTGATGACGTCAAGAATCGCTGCCTCCCTGCGCACCTGGGACACCGCCACGTCCAAGGCCGCAATCTTTTTCTTGGTGGAAAGAGCAAAGCCGGTAAAAAGGGGCTGGGTCAGGGTCACGTTCCAGGTATAGGTGCTTCGATGGCCCATCTCCACTTGCTGCACCCCAAGGTTTGTGCGGAAAACGGCGTACGGATGGTCTTCCAGACGAATATACTGGTAGTGAGCTGTAAGGGACGGTTTCAAAGCGGCCTGGGCACTCTTTTCTTCATTCATGGCCGCCTTTTCCAACTCCTCAGCTTCTCGAATCAAATGATGGTTGGCCAACGCTTCGTCCACAGCCGCCTGCACCGACAAAACTTCATCCGGGGCCGTATCGGCGGCGAAAGCCAGCGCTGCAAAACTTCCAAGCCACAAGAGGCAAAACCCCCACCAAAGGCCCCACTGGGTGACTTTTCCCCATCCTTTCGGACTCGCTTCATCTCTCGCCGATAAAGCCACAAGGACTCCATCACCGCTCAGACTCATCATCATTTCTTTCCCCTGTCACCCTGTCCACATGCCCTTCACACCAAGGCGCCCTGGCTCCGTTTCCTCTGGACGCACTCCAAGGGCAGTCATTGGGGCGCCCCTGTTTCGCGGATCGAAAGCCCCAGTACCAAGATCCCGTGCTTCATGAAACATTTTACATGCGGCGTCAACACCTGGTAAAAGCCAGAGGGCCAAGGCATGGAGGTGGCATTTTTTCTTTGACGAATTGAGCGGTCATTGTGTAAGGAAGTTTCATTCTTGCGTCGTGGCCTAAACCGATGTGCATAGGTGTGGGACGGCACGGCATGAAGCATAACTTTCCGGGGTTTCCTCGCAATTTTCAAGAAGCTCTTGACCTCTCATGTGAACTGAGTTATCAACCTTCGCCCTCGCAGAGGGCTCAAATTTTTTTGTGAGCATGGAGGAATTTTATGGATGTGGTGTGCTGGGCCATCGCCGCCGCGGGGTTCTTGCTTTTGGGTATGTTGTGCAAGCATTCCGCCGACAGGTAAGCGACTTCGGTTGGGCATTCAATTGCAAAACAATGGTTTTGGATACTCTTATGACGTGTCACAGGAGGTTTCCCATGACGCGACAGTCTTCACAACGATGCGCTGTTTCGACGCCCCAGCCCATTCCCAATCCGGTCAAGTGCAAGGAAGGCAAAGGACTGCGCAATTTTGACTGTCTGCATTACGACGATTGTTTGGACAAAGCCGCTAAGGGCATGTGGAGCGGCTTTACGTGTGAAAAATGCGCGTATTTTCAATGACATGAATATAGACAACACAAAAAAACCCGCCCTCGCTAGGGCGGGTTTTTTTGTGCCCCATATCTTGCGTTTGTCTTGGAATACCGAGGTTTCCGGGTTATGCTGCGCTTCGAGCGTATCGAGCCATCATCCATCGCACAACTGACGACACAGTGAGGAGCTGGCCATGAAGGTTCTGATTACCGGAGCTTCGGGTTTTGTGGGCACCCAGCTGTGTGTTCGACTTGTCCATCGTGGGCATCAGGTGACGGGCGTGGCCCATGGACCTCGACCGAGTGCCATGCCGTCCCAAGTGTCCTACATCGCGGCGGACACCACACAACCGGGTTCATGGCAGGAAGCCGTCGCCGATCAGGATGTCTTAATCAATCTCGCCGGAGCCTCCATTTTTCGGCGCTGGACGGCCAAAGCAAAAGAAATCATTTATCAATCCCGCATTCTGACCACCCAGAACCTGGTCCAGGCCATTCCCAGCGAGTCTTCCAAGACGCTTTTGAGTACCTCGGCCGTGGGGTATTACGGCCCAAGGGGGGATGCCAGTCTAACAGAAGAAGAGCCCCCCGGATCCGATTTTTTGGCTTCCGTGTGCGTGGACTGGGAAGGGGAGGCTCTCAAAGCCCGCGCCAAAGGCGTGCGCGTTGTGTGCTGTCGATTCGGCATTGTGCTCGGCAAGACGGGTGGAGCCTTGGGACAGATGATTCCGGCTTTCAAGCGGTTCGTGGGAGGTCCTCTGGGTGATGGACGCCAATGGTTTTCGTGGATTCACATGGAAGACCTTCTCGGCGCCATGTTTTTTGTCATGGAAAAAGAGGCCATTGAAGGACCCGTGAATTTCTGCGCTCCAAATCCCGTGCGCAACGAGACACTGGCCCAGGTGTTGGGAAGACTGCTCCATCGCCCCAGTTTTCTTCGCACGCCCGCCTTTGCCTTGAAATGGGCGCTTGGGGAATTCGGTTCCGTGCTTCTGGAAGGCCAAAGGGTGTTTCCCGGCGTGCTTCTGCGCCACGGGTATGTCTTTCGCTATCCCGCAATCGAGGACGCTCTTAAGGACATCCTTAAGGATTAAGACCGACCGCCTCATTTCTTGACGGGGCGCCGGGAAAAGAGCCTTCGAGAAGGCAGGCTGAAGGTAAAGCGGGATTCATGAAGCCGCCTAGTACCCGGCCACACTCCGACAAAAACCTCCTTCGGGCACCCAGCCGAGGAGGCTGCGTCCGGCGCAGTAGGAAACTCTTGTGGATTGATTCAAGATGTGACCCCAATGCTCTAGGGGTGAAGCACCCCCACTTCGGCTTCGACGGCCCGCACCAGGTCTTGGCTGCGGACGAGGGCCGCGGCGGCTTCAATGTCTGAGGCCAGAACGCGATCCTTATCCAAATGGGGAATGTCGCGCCGAATTCGCCGATAGGCCGCCAGAGTGCCTACGCCGGGCCGCATGTTCGTGAACAGATCCAGCGCCTGAGCGCCGCACAGAAGTTCTATGGCCAGCACGGTTTCCACATTGCGCATCACATCCCGGCATTTTCGTGCCGCAAAGGTTCCCATACTCACATGATCTTCCTTGTTGGCGGAAGTGGGGATGGAGTCTACCGAAGCGGGATGGGCCAGGGTTTTGTTTTCCGAAACCAGGGCGGCCGCCGTGTACTGCGCGATCATGAATCCTGAATGCAATCCTCCCTGAGAGACCAAAAACGCCGGCAGGCCGCTCAGGTGAGGATTCACCAATCGTTCGATGCGCCGCTCCGAGATGTTCCCCAATTCCGCCAGTGCCATGGCCAGAAAGTCCATGGCTAGGGCCACAGGCTGCCCGTGGAAATTGCCTCCCAGAAGAAATTCCCCGCTGTCGGCGAAAATCAGAGGATTGTTCGTTGCCGCGTTGATTTCCCGTTCAATGACCCGTCGGCAGTAGGCAATGGCGTCTTTGGTCGCGCCGTGAACCTGAGGTGAACATCGCAAAGTGTAGGCGTCCTGAACTCGAGAACAGTCCTTATGGGACGAGATGATGTCGCTCCCGTGAGTCAAGCGACGCATATTGTGCGCCGCCTTGGCCTGGCCGGGGTGAGGCCGCACGCGATGGATGCGTGGGTCGAATTCCATGCGGCTACCCATGAGCACCTCTAGACTCATGGACGCCGCAATGTCGGCCGTCTTGGAAAGGTTCTCGGCGTCATACACCGCCAAAGCTCCCAAGGCGGTCATGAGCTGCGTGCCGTTGACCAAAGCCAGTCCCTCTCCGGCCTCCAGTTCCAGGGGTTTCAGACCCATACGCCGCAGCGCCTCGGCTCCCGAAAGTCTTTTTCCACGATACAGCACTTCTCCCATGCCGATGAGCGGCAGGGCCATGTGGGCCATAGGGGCCAGGTCGCCACTGGCTCCCACCGAACCCTTTGCCGGTATGATGGGGAGAAGATCAGCGTTTAGAAAATCCCTCAGACGAAGGGCTGTTTCCAAGCGAATGCCGGAATGGCCGCACGCAAAATCTTTCAGGCGCAAGGCCATCAGAGCCCGCACTTCTTCGGGAGCTAGCTCCGGACCCACGCCCGCCGCATGGCTCATGAGAATGTTGCGCTGCAACGTCCGCACATCCTTCGCCGAAATCACCACATCGCTCAAAGCCCCAAAACCCGTGGTCACCCCGTAAATGACGCGGCCTTCGGCAACCCAGGAATCCACCAGCGCCCTGGCGTTGGCAAGGCGATGTCGCGCTGCCTCACTGAAATCTACCGGTACATGGCGCCGCGCCACGGCCACCAACTGTTCCAGGCTCAGACCCTCTTGATCCAAAAAGATCGTCATGGTGAACCTTTCTCATGTCTTTTGGTTCGCATCCCAGCATCCCCTTCCTCGAGCCTTCTCGTCCCTTCTGCGCTCCGTGCCATGCCATGGCTCGCGGACAGCCGTGCGTTTTTGAGAAGGCTCAGCACACCGCCATCCATGATGAGATGCACCAAATGATGGGCCACACAAAAAATCAAGGCTTCTCCGTATTGAGGAAACACCGCCGTTTGAATGAGCACGGAAAGGGGCAGGGTCTTTTGGCCTCCCATGAAGATCACGGCTTCGCGGCGGCCCACGGAGAGATCGAGGAGGCGCGTGATAAAAAAGCCTCCGACGAGAAGACCGCCGTGGAACACGACGGCCAGTGCCAACAGAAGAGGCATAAGGTTGAGGCCTTGAAGGATCGTGTGTCGAGACCCACACACACCTAGCCAGACAACGACGATGACGAGAAAGGTGTTGAGGGTTCCGGGTTGGGGGCATCGCACCCGCCGCATCAGGGCCAAACAGGGGTTTCTCAGACGCATCCCCACGGCCAGAGGCGTGAGGACCAAAAGGGCCAAGGTGGCCATAAGGGATGGCGTGTTCAAAACCGCGGTGGTCGATTTCACGGATTGTCCCAAAAGAAACTTAAGCAACAGCGGCGTAACTAAAATGGCCATGGCATTGGAAACGATGGTGATCAAAAGTGCCGTGGCCGTATTACCGCCCGCAGCACCCGTCATGACCACGCCGCTGCTCAAGGTAGTGGGCATGGCCGCCACGAGAAAAAGCCCAACGACAAGCCCCGGGCTCATGGGCCAGTACGCCAGAGTCAAAGCCCACAAAGGGGCGAGGACAAAAATGAGGAACAGGGCCCCTCCTATGGCCTTCAGGTCCACAAGGCCTTGAGACAGGCTTTCTTTTTCCAAGGTCATGCCAGAAAAGAAAAAAATGGCGGCGATAATGCCGTCCGGACCATGATGGGTTTTTAGCCAACGCCCCCATCGAACACTCATCTCGGCGCTGTCCGCCAAAGTCAGGGCTGTGACGACCATAAGACCTATCATAAAGCCGTGACTTCGCCAGAAAGACGCCAGCACCCTTCGTGGACCACGCCGACTCACGCCATTCGCCTCCTTTTTTTCGCGCTGCGGCTTTTCACACCACTTAGGCCGAGTCCTTTAAGAGCTCCATCTATAAGTCGAGTCATAATCCACAGTCCAGGCTTGAATTTCATGCTTTGTTTGAGTATGGAAGCTGGGTATTTCGCACAGGCGTGAGACGTGTCAGTAGCCCATCGCCAGGGGATGAGCCGGATTACCCTGACTCGCGACACCGCTCCCGTAACACCCGCTCTCGGCCCTGTTCCGTTTCGGCCCACCCCGCACCGCCCCCGATCTCGATGATCCGTTTTCCCCTTTTAGGTGGGGAAAAGTTTTTGGCGATCGAACCCTGATGTTGAGATGCTCGATCTGACAAGGAGTCCATTCATGCGCTATTTTGGAAAGAAAGACGAGTCCGGCGGGGATTTCCGTCCCGCCATGGGTTTTCACGGAGCGGTCGCTTCCGAACATTATTTGTCCGCTCAGGCAGCCATGGACGTGCTCAAAGCCGGCGGCAATGCCTTTGATGCCGCCGCGGCAGCCGTTTTCGTGGAAGGGTTGGTCAATCCGCACATGTTCACTCTCGGTGGCGAATGCCCCATGGTGCTCTATTCCGCTCGGGACCGGTCGGTCACGGTGGTCAACGGCAATACGCAAGCCCCGGCCGCCGCTACTCTTGAGGCCTATCGCGCTCGGGGCTTGACTTTGATCCCTTCCCAGGGAATGCCGGCAGTCGGCGTCCCCGCCGCCGTCGCTTCGGTCTTGGACATGCTGGAAAGGTTCGGAAGCCTCCCTGTGCAAGATGTCTTGGCTCCGGCCAAGGCCTTGGCTCAGAACGGCTTTCCCGTACATGAAGGGCTGGTGCACATGCCCAAATTCGGCATTCAAGAAAACGCCGAACTGTTTCAAAGACAGTGGCCCACCTCAGCCGCCCTGTACCTGAACAGGGACGGCACCGTGCCGGAGCCGGGATCACGCCTTGTCAATGCCGCCTACGGACGTTTTTTGGATTATCTCATGGAAGAGGCCCGAAGCCGAGGCGAATATCCGGCGCAAGGGGTACGCGCGGCGCGTGACGCTTTCTACAAGGGGGACATTGCCGATGAGATCGACCGGTTCGTTCAGGAGCGTGATGGTTTCCTGCGACGAACCGATCTGGAATCTTACGAAACGCGGTTTGAAGAACCGGTGAGCGTGGTCTTTCGAAACACACAGGTGTTTAAATGTGGCCCATGGTCTCAGGGCCCTGTGTTTCTCCAAATGTTACGACTTCTTGAAGGCTTTGATCTGGAATCCATGGCCTGGCATGATCCAGCCTATGTGCACCTATGGCTGGAAGCGGCCAAGCTCGCCTTTGCGGATCGCGAGCAATACTACGCGGATCCTCGTTTTGTGGACGTCCCCTTGAAAGAGCTGCTCAGCTCTTCTTACGCCGCACTGCGGCGCCCTCTTCTGGACCTTCGTAAAGCCAGCCGAGCCCATCGTCCCGGGGATCCTCGAGGTGCAAAGGCCCTGCTGGCCCCCGAGGCCGTCTTTCGATGGGAAAGCTGGGGTTACGGCACGGTGCATGTGGCCGTGGCTGACGCAAGAGGCAACATGGCTGCTGTGACACCCAGCGGCGGATGGATCTGCGGCAACGAAATCGTGCCCTCCCTGGGGTTTTCACTGGGCACGCGGC
This window encodes:
- a CDS encoding PG0541 family transporter-associated protein, whose product is MDMYWVFYDAAYDEDVMETLEGCCVTGFTKWDRVLGKGPHAVPKMDNAVWPGYNCAVVVVALDEESAHLRASLLELRKKLGGRGMEIFRTGAERIEDEQV
- a CDS encoding TIGR01777 family oxidoreductase, with the translated sequence MKVLITGASGFVGTQLCVRLVHRGHQVTGVAHGPRPSAMPSQVSYIAADTTQPGSWQEAVADQDVLINLAGASIFRRWTAKAKEIIYQSRILTTQNLVQAIPSESSKTLLSTSAVGYYGPRGDASLTEEEPPGSDFLASVCVDWEGEALKARAKGVRVVCCRFGIVLGKTGGALGQMIPAFKRFVGGPLGDGRQWFSWIHMEDLLGAMFFVMEKEAIEGPVNFCAPNPVRNETLAQVLGRLLHRPSFLRTPAFALKWALGEFGSVLLEGQRVFPGVLLRHGYVFRYPAIEDALKDILKD
- a CDS encoding efflux RND transporter permease subunit, producing MRLPEFAVRQPVATLMILSAGLLLGIMALLRLSIDMFPDISPPVVSILTTWPGASASDVETEVTKVIEDQVNAVSNLDTLTSKSLDNLSLVMCRFTWGTDLSVATNDIRDWLERAKRDLPPDVEPPMLYKFSSATAPIFFITVTGETSWPRLYHLVDKRISDELKRVPGVGAIQLYGGMRRRINVYFDLEKVEGFRLSLEQINRVLAAENVNIPAGAIKAGQKEYFVRVPARFADVREMEGTVVGFYEGRPVYLRDIARVQDDFKPMELNGWGDGQPAIVLILQKQTGENTVEVSRRVRAKIEEIQKTLPADVRIHIVMEMAENILTSIKNLRITLFYGIALVVLVTVVFLRQFRSALIIALTIPFSLILSFIFLFLFGFTINLISLMSLAIASGMVVDNGIVVLENIVRYMERGSRRTAAAMFGASEMGLAITASTLTTVVVFVPLMFLTGLAGILFKQLGVTVVITLGVSLFTALTLTPMLCSQWLHRRYFLPERHTGLMEKLYRWSEAAFLKVEHSYEATLEWCLRHGKTTLFLAFALFVSSLSLIPFLSTSFMPEVDSGDILVDFRLPEGTRIEETNRVVEAILEKIDRVVKPGEFRHSYAFAGQSEEGIGVALGFEEGANVGSIGFKLVDRDQRDRSAKEIAALLREEVQKIPGISRIMVTAQDPIAQILKGRGKPVSLEIQGADMDVLMDMAQRVEKMFLSMPGLVDVEISQKPPRPELWMIIDREKAAALGLRVAQVAAVLRNYFYGKEASLYRDAGDSFDIFTRLGEADKNRLENVLRSPVLLPDGRTVQLKNFVTLREGSGPIEIERKNRQKIVKVEADLLGRSLGSASAEIRKRLAAMDIPEGVSLAFGGDVEEQQKAFRELTTLFVLGIVLVYMVMASLFGNLRDPLIIMFSVPFAVSGVLYAFYFTGTTLGVVSFMGVVMLLGIVVNNAIVLLDYTHLLEKRGLKLFDAVAQAGRNRLRPVLMTTLTTFFGMLPLAVSRSVGAETWNPLGITMLGGLTLSSSVTLLVVPTFYYLLEKRRQAAKAWQTERASR
- a CDS encoding efflux RND transporter periplasmic adaptor subunit — translated: MDDRSAHGPMRRNTQLVVLGIAVAFLMLSAFNVVRWRSRPPETRDLDLVVPVAVRSVKLAAVEESLKTTGDLVPMRDVYLYPAVPGKRIQQVFFERGQPVSQGALVVQLDDAEVVARLRQAKAGLQAARIQMALLEKDKKRLESLYREKAVAKQRLDHIQAEAQAARARVEEAQAALKALEEIHADFFLRSPISGIVAERYLDPGNLTDTRKPIVRITDETVLKVVFHVPEKDFGYMRTGMKGLCRLDAHPGRTFEGTVEVLSPVLDPRTRTALAELHLPNPDMALRSGMFAHVTVPLRTREALVVDRDAVVRLPGTGQPYVFVVEEGKARLRNVRLGIEQETFVEVVEGLDLKDQAIVRGQNRVVDGSRVEVVDTEAS
- a CDS encoding TolC family protein; its protein translation is MMMSLSGDGVLVALSARDEASPKGWGKVTQWGLWWGFCLLWLGSFAALAFAADTAPDEVLSVQAAVDEALANHHLIREAEELEKAAMNEEKSAQAALKPSLTAHYQYIRLEDHPYAVFRTNLGVQQVEMGHRSTYTWNVTLTQPLFTGFALSTKKKIAALDVAVSQVRREAAILDVIKYVKTAYYRVLLAQRQLDVAREAQEQLRAHLLDAQRFYEQGLIPYNDVLKSQVALAQAQQVHVRRQKDLELASADLNRLLGRDLARPVRLEEAEPFVPQALSLDDLMAEALRARPELAILRLEVGKAKEAVRLAASDFYPKVFAVGLYERTGKDPLGEENDYRNPDTAAVGVRMDWSIFEWGRTQSQVRRQRHRFKALEERLAEIESSVLLEVKAALADVQVAEENILTAKKALEQAKENLRITRLQYQQQVTTVTEVLDARTYLTQAESNFYAAHYGRHIAVAELARAVGRRDLNKGDLHGR